A region from the Lolium perenne isolate Kyuss_39 chromosome 4, Kyuss_2.0, whole genome shotgun sequence genome encodes:
- the LOC127349331 gene encoding multicopper oxidase LPR1 homolog 1, protein MLRKTALLLLVVGAAAMGPPDGPEKVEVSSLEMYVDQLPQMPKIYGYNATAANLTVGMFQIKWKFHRDLPPSTVFAFGTSAKAATFPGPTIEALQGVPLQVTWENHLPRRHILPWDPTLPAAVPKRGGIPTVVHLHGGVHPPQSDGSAMAWFTAGFNETGATWSTPSYSYPNAQGPGVLWYHDHALGLTRVNLLAGLLGAYIIRNPDVEGPLGLPSCDDLDRVLVLADRSFNADGSIYMNSTGDNPGTHPQWRMEYFGEAITVNGKAWPFLSVARRRYRFRIINACNARYFNLSFTNGLPFHVVGSDAAYLSRPVTTAHLLVAVAETFDVVVDFAGGNGSADAEMVNTAPYPYPRGDAPNQLNGKVMKFVVTQQTTTDNSTVPAKLLEYVKVAEEEAVQRRYIVLSPYGNDNGTGGMGGMEGMGGMEGMGSPLHLYINGKRPEDPVTETPRAGTTEVWEVINLTPEDHPIHLHLASIQAVRARALDQLEEFTRCVTMLNDAERCNVSKHAVGEAAEVPEHERTWKSVAKIAPGYMTTLVVNFFLVETGEPYPFDAAAEPGYVYHCHILDHEDNAMVRPLKLIKPGDISGQDRHHDMMSPLYIYLSIIMLSYCLLA, encoded by the exons ATGCTCCGCAAGacggccctgctcctccttgtggtcGGCGCCGCCGCGATGGGGCCGCCGGACGGTCCCGAGAAGGTAGAGGTGTCCTCGCTGGAGATGTACGTGGACCAGCTCCCTCAGATGCCCAAGATCTATGGCTACAACGCCACGGCGGCTAACCTCACCGTGGGGATGTTCCAGATAAAATGG AAATTCCACCGCGACCTGCCTCCGTCCACTGTGTTCGCATTCGGCACGTCGGCAAAGGCGGCCACCTTCCCGGGGCCCACCATCGAGGCCCTGCAGGGTGTCCCGCTGCAGGTGACATGGGAGAACCACCTCCCCCGTCGTCACATCCTACCGTGGGACCCCACCCTGCCGGCCGCCGTCCCCAAGCGCGGCGGCATCCCCACCGTCGTCCACCTGCACGGCGGCGTCCATCCGCCGCAATCCGACGGCAGCGCAATGGCCTGGTTCACCGCAGGCTTCAACGAGACGGGCGCTACGTGGAGCACGCCGTCCTACTCCTACCCAAACGCCCAGGGCCCCGGCGTGCTCTGGTACCACGACCACGCCCTTGGCCTCACCCGCGTCAACCTCCTCGCCGGCCTCCTCGGCGCCTACATCATCCGTAACCCGGACGTGGAGGGGCCGCTCGGCCTCCCCTCCTGCGACGACTTGGATCGGGTGCTGGTGCTCGCCGACCGCAGCTTCAACGCCGACGGGTCCATCTACATGAACAGTACCGGCGACAACCCAGGAACGCACCCGCAGTGGCGGATGGAGTACTTCGGCGAGGCCATCACGGTCAACGGCAAGGCGTGGCCGTTCCTCTCGGTTGCGCGCCGCCGGTACCGCTTCCGTATCATCAACGCATGCAACGCGCgctacttcaacctctccttcacCAACGGTCTCCCCTTCCACGTCGTAGGCTCCGACGCTGCCTACCTATCCCGTCCGGTGACAACGGCCCACCTACTCGTCGCCGTTGCCGAGACGTTCGATGTCGTTGTCGACTTCGCTGGTGGGAATGGTAGCGCCGATGCCGAGATGGTCAACACCGCGCCGTATCCGTACCCTAGGGGTGACGCGCCGAATCAGCTAAACGGCAAGGTGATGAAGTTCGTCGTCACGCAACAGACGACGACGGACAACTCTACCGTGCCGGCGAAGCTGCTCGAGTACGTCAAGGTTGCCGAGGAAGAGGCTGTGCAGAGGCGGTACATCGTGCTCTCCCCCTACGGCAACGACAACGGCACCGGGGGGATGGGTGGCATGGAGGGCATGGGCGGCATGGAGGGCATGGGCAGTCCGCTACATCTCTACATCAACGGGAAGCGGCCCGAGGACCCGGTGACGGAGACGCCGCGTGCTGGCACCACCGAGGTATGGGAGGTCATCAACCTCACCCCGGAAGATCACCCCATCCATTTGCATCTTGCCAGTATCCAGGCGGTCCGCGCCCGCGCGCTCGACCAACTCGAGGAGTTCACGCGCTGTGTAACCATGCTCAACGACGCCGAGAGATGCAACGTGAGCAAGCACGCTGTGGGGGAGGCGGCGGAGGTGCCGGAGCACGAGAGGACGTGGAAGAGTGTCGCGAAGATTGCCCCGGGATACATGACCACGCTGGTCGTCAACTTCTTCTTGGTGGAGACGGGTGAACCTTACCCCTTCGACGCCGCAGCTGAGCCTGGCTATGTCTACCACTGCCAC ATTTTGGATCACGAGGATAACGCCATGGTTCGCCCTCTAAAATTGATCAAACCAGgagacatatctggacaagaccgTCACCATGATATGATGTCACCTCTATATATTTATCTGTCTATTATTATGTTGTCGTATTGTTTGCTAGCATGA